The proteins below are encoded in one region of Oncorhynchus nerka isolate Pitt River linkage group LG15, Oner_Uvic_2.0, whole genome shotgun sequence:
- the LOC135559798 gene encoding zinc finger matrin-type protein 4-like, with product MKWSRKHANKVRLFYMLHPEDGGPPSKRLRPDNAVPIVAQSHYQGKTHAKSVKLVLGSSPTISTTPPTDSSPSSSDTHPLPMPPPPAPPITWLVTNSNTVCRSCFLCGAWFNNPAMAQQHYEGKKHRRNAARRQLLEQLADNLDSNQNTGLQASFDKCTITG from the exons ATGAAGTGg AGTAGGAAACATGCCAACAAGGTCCGTCTCTTCTACATGCTTCATCCTGAGGACGGAGGACCTCCCTCCAAGAGACTGAGACCTGACAACGCTGtac CCATAGTGGCCCAGTCCCACTACCAGGGAAAGACTCATGCTAAGAGCGTCAAACTAGTGTTGGGCTCCTCACCTACTATTTCTACTACCCCTCCCACAG ACTCCTCCCCCAGTTCATCTGACACGCACCCTCTGCCAATGCCgcctcccccagcccctcccatTACCTGGCTAGTGACCAATAGCAACACAGTGTGTAGGTCGTGCTTCCTGTGTGGGGCATGGTTCAACAACCCAGCGATGGCCCAGCAGCACTACGAGGGGAAGAAGCACCGGCGGAACGCAGCCAGGAGACAACTACTGGAACAactagctgataacctggacagcAACCAGAacacag GCCTGCAGGCCTCCTTTGACAAATGCACTATCACTGGCTGA